One genomic segment of Clostridium estertheticum subsp. estertheticum includes these proteins:
- a CDS encoding RrF2 family transcriptional regulator — protein sequence MKLSTKGRYGVKAMVDLAINYGEQPVSIKSISERQGISEYYLEQLFSSLRKAKLIKSVRGSQGGYLLNRAPAEITVYDIINILEGPIEISTCLHDEECTNIDCCATRPLWKKIKNSIDSVTTSINLKDIVSDYNEMTLIKGVKDNE from the coding sequence ATGAAATTATCTACAAAGGGAAGATATGGAGTTAAAGCCATGGTAGATTTAGCGATAAACTATGGAGAACAACCTGTATCTATAAAGAGTATATCTGAAAGACAAGGTATATCTGAATATTATTTAGAACAATTATTTTCATCACTTCGAAAAGCCAAACTTATTAAAAGTGTAAGAGGATCTCAGGGGGGATATTTACTCAATAGAGCTCCTGCGGAAATCACTGTTTATGATATTATTAATATACTTGAGGGACCAATAGAAATTTCAACTTGTCTTCATGATGAAGAATGTACTAATATTGATTGCTGTGCTACTCGGCCATTATGGAAAAAAATTAAAAATAGTATAGATAGTGTAACTACTTCTATAAATTTAAAAGATATTGTATCTGATTATAATGAAATGACATTAATTAAAGGAGTGAAGGATAATGAATAA
- a CDS encoding aminotransferase class V-fold PLP-dependent enzyme, whose product MSFKDNSPSYRDLILGINKKVPLISGKMVTAINFDNAATTPPFKSVMEDIIDFAPWYSSIHRGEGYKSQLTTKVYDDSRNIVSNFVNSDSRNTVIYVKNCTEALNKLSNLLYDPYKKNVILTTDMEHHSNDLPFRDKFIVEYISVDKDGKLSLDDLESKLNRYNNYVILVAITGASNVTGYKNPIYDIAKLVHKFNSKLLIDGAQLVPHAPFIMNSKNSEYNIDFLVFSAHKMYAPFGTGVLIGPKNILDNCEPDLVGGGTVDIVTHNFIKWNDSPQRHEAGSPNVIGSIALASAIRTLSKIGMDNVERVEKKLTTYAINKIKDIPNVKIYCDTSRCVDRVSIIPFNICGMHHALVAKILSYECGISVRSGCFCAQPYLVKLLGISNDFLIKRIKNPDLYHPGMVRISFGLYNTYAEIDILAYALEQISLRRDYYIIKYENMKKTLFDF is encoded by the coding sequence ATGTCATTTAAAGATAATAGTCCAAGCTACAGAGATTTGATACTTGGCATAAATAAAAAGGTCCCTCTTATATCCGGGAAAATGGTTACTGCAATTAATTTTGATAATGCAGCAACTACACCACCATTTAAATCTGTTATGGAAGATATTATTGATTTTGCACCATGGTATTCCTCTATTCATCGTGGTGAAGGATATAAGTCCCAATTAACTACCAAAGTATATGACGATTCTAGAAATATTGTAAGTAACTTTGTTAATTCCGATTCTAGAAATACGGTTATATATGTTAAAAACTGCACAGAAGCCCTTAATAAATTATCCAATTTATTGTACGATCCTTATAAAAAAAATGTTATATTAACTACAGATATGGAACATCACTCAAATGACCTACCCTTTAGAGATAAGTTTATTGTAGAATATATATCTGTAGATAAAGATGGGAAGTTGTCCTTAGATGATTTAGAGTCTAAATTGAATAGGTACAATAATTATGTAATATTAGTCGCAATTACAGGGGCTTCAAATGTAACTGGCTATAAAAACCCTATATATGATATAGCTAAACTAGTTCATAAATTTAATTCTAAATTATTAATTGATGGAGCACAACTAGTTCCTCATGCTCCTTTTATAATGAATAGTAAAAATTCAGAATATAATATAGATTTTCTGGTTTTCTCTGCTCATAAAATGTATGCACCATTTGGGACTGGAGTATTAATAGGCCCTAAAAATATTTTAGATAATTGTGAACCTGATTTAGTAGGAGGCGGAACAGTCGATATTGTCACTCATAATTTTATAAAATGGAATGACTCTCCACAGAGACATGAAGCTGGCTCACCAAATGTTATAGGATCTATAGCTTTGGCCTCGGCTATTAGGACATTAAGTAAAATTGGTATGGATAACGTGGAGCGTGTTGAAAAGAAATTAACTACCTATGCCATCAATAAAATAAAAGATATACCAAATGTTAAAATATATTGCGACACTTCTAGATGTGTTGACAGAGTTAGCATAATCCCATTTAATATATGTGGAATGCATCACGCACTTGTTGCAAAAATTCTCTCCTATGAATGCGGCATTTCGGTAAGAAGTGGATGTTTTTGTGCTCAACCATACCTAGTTAAACTACTAGGTATTTCTAATGATTTTCTAATTAAACGCATAAAAAATCCTGATTTGTATCACCCAGGAATGGTTAGAATTAGTTTTGGACTTTACAACACATACGCGGAAATCGATATATTAGCTTATGCTCTAGAACAAATTTCTTTAAGGAGAGATTATTATATTATTAAATATGAAAATATGAAAAAGACACTTTTTGATTTTTAA
- the nifU gene encoding Fe-S cluster assembly scaffold protein NifU, with translation MEYSDKVMEHFYSPRNMGVLGDANGIGEAGDPNCGDIMKIYIEVKDNIINNVKFKAFGCGSAIASSSIATELIKGKSLEEAWKLTNKSVIEALEGLPVVKEHCSVLAEQTIHNAINNYRESQNLKLW, from the coding sequence ATGGAATATAGTGATAAGGTTATGGAGCATTTTTATAGTCCAAGAAATATGGGTGTATTAGGTGATGCTAATGGTATTGGAGAAGCAGGAGATCCTAATTGTGGAGACATAATGAAAATCTATATTGAGGTAAAGGATAATATAATAAATAACGTTAAATTCAAGGCGTTTGGCTGTGGTTCAGCTATAGCATCATCCAGTATTGCGACAGAACTTATAAAAGGCAAAAGTTTAGAAGAGGCTTGGAAATTAACCAATAAGTCAGTTATTGAGGCTTTAGAGGGTTTGCCAGTTGTGAAAGAGCATTGCTCTGTACTCGCAGAGCAAACTATACATAATGCGATAAATAATTACAGAGAGTCACAAAATCTGAAGCTTTGGTAG
- the nifS gene encoding cysteine desulfurase NifS, with product MNKSIYMDHAATTYVKPEVVEEMLPYFTTYFGNPSSIYTLARETKKAIDIGRDKVAKAINADSSEIFFTSGGSEADNWAIKGIASAYKKKGNHIITTVIEHHAVLHTCEYLAKNGFDITYLPVDEYGFINIKDLENAITDKTILVSVMFANNEIGTIEPIKEIGALCRSKKILFHTDAVQAVGHIPVDVKEMNIDLLSLAGHKFYGPKGIGALYIRKGIKIENLIHGGGQERNKRAGTENVASVVGIGKALELAVENMEENNKKLVILRDKLMNGLLKVPFTRLNGPIGEKRLPGNSNISFRFVEGESILLMLDAKGIAASSGSACTSGSLDPSHVLLAIGLIHEIAHGSLRLTIGDATTEEEVDYVLETVPKVIQRLRDMSPLYDDYLKKGEK from the coding sequence ATGAATAAATCAATTTACATGGATCATGCTGCAACAACATATGTTAAACCAGAAGTTGTGGAAGAAATGCTTCCGTATTTTACAACATATTTTGGAAATCCATCTTCGATTTACACTTTAGCAAGGGAAACTAAAAAGGCAATTGATATTGGTCGTGACAAGGTAGCTAAAGCGATAAATGCTGATTCAAGCGAAATATTTTTTACAAGTGGTGGTTCAGAAGCAGATAATTGGGCTATAAAGGGTATTGCTTCTGCTTACAAGAAAAAAGGAAATCATATAATTACTACAGTAATTGAACATCATGCAGTACTTCATACCTGTGAATATTTGGCTAAGAATGGATTTGATATTACGTATTTACCGGTAGATGAATATGGATTTATTAATATTAAAGATCTAGAAAATGCAATTACTGACAAAACAATTTTGGTATCAGTAATGTTTGCTAATAATGAGATTGGCACAATAGAACCAATAAAAGAAATAGGAGCATTATGTAGAAGTAAAAAAATACTCTTCCATACAGATGCAGTTCAAGCTGTAGGGCATATACCAGTTGATGTAAAAGAGATGAATATAGATTTATTATCACTTGCTGGTCATAAATTTTACGGACCAAAAGGCATAGGAGCTTTATATATACGAAAAGGTATTAAAATAGAAAATTTAATACATGGTGGTGGACAAGAAAGAAATAAAAGAGCTGGTACTGAAAATGTAGCTAGCGTAGTTGGAATTGGTAAAGCTCTAGAACTAGCAGTTGAGAACATGGAAGAGAATAATAAAAAATTAGTTATTTTAAGAGATAAACTTATGAATGGATTATTAAAAGTACCGTTCACAAGGCTTAATGGACCAATAGGAGAAAAAAGACTTCCAGGAAACTCTAATATTAGTTTTAGATTTGTTGAAGGTGAATCCATATTGTTAATGCTCGATGCAAAGGGTATCGCAGCATCAAGTGGAAGTGCATGTACATCTGGGTCATTAGATCCATCTCATGTGCTCCTTGCAATTGGCCTTATTCATGAGATAGCTCATGGATCACTTAGATTAACAATAGGTGATGCTACCACTGAGGAAGAAGTAGATTATGTATTAGAAACGGTTCCAAAAGTTATACAAAGATTAAGAGATATGTCACCATTATATGATGACTACTTAAAGAAGGGGGAAAAATAA
- the nifU gene encoding Fe-S cluster assembly scaffold protein NifU: MDYSAKVMDHFTNPRNVGEIENASGIGEVGNAKCGDIMKVYLKVEDNIVVDAKFKTFGCGSAIASSSMATELIKGKSIDDAWTLTNKAVAEALDGLPAIKMHCSVLAEEAIHMAINDYRKKAGLEEFDYEEHDDIHGEIPEE, encoded by the coding sequence ATGGATTACAGTGCAAAAGTTATGGACCATTTTACTAATCCAAGAAATGTAGGAGAAATTGAAAATGCTAGTGGTATAGGTGAAGTTGGTAACGCTAAATGTGGAGATATTATGAAAGTTTATTTAAAAGTTGAAGATAATATAGTAGTAGATGCAAAATTTAAAACCTTTGGTTGTGGATCAGCTATAGCTTCTTCAAGTATGGCAACAGAACTTATTAAAGGTAAATCTATAGATGATGCATGGACATTAACAAATAAAGCTGTAGCTGAAGCTCTAGATGGACTTCCAGCAATAAAAATGCATTGCTCGGTACTAGCTGAAGAAGCAATTCATATGGCAATAAATGATTATAGAAAAAAAGCTGGTCTAGAGGAATTTGATTATGAAGAACACGATGACATACATGGTGAAATACCAGAAGAATAG
- the mnmA gene encoding tRNA 2-thiouridine(34) synthase MnmA — translation MKKKVVIGMSGGVDSSVAAYLLQEQGYEVIGIMMKLSPDNPDYEENEGGCCSISAANDARRVADVLDIPFYVMNFKDVFKKNVIDNFIDEYMEGRTPNPCIVCNRTIKFDEFLRKARALGADYIATGHYAKVEKQDDRYVLKNAEDNKKDQTYALYGLTQDQLSRTLMPCGEYTKPEIRKIAEKIGLEVFKKRDSQEICFIPDNDHGNYIKKYSGRVIKPGDFVDKQGVVIGKHKGIVYYTIGQRKGLGIALGKPVFVNDINPITNQVIVGDEEDIFKTGLIAKDLNFILFDKLTSNLKVTAKIRYSAIPQSATLIPMENNRVKVVFDEKQRAITKGQSVVFYLENLVVGGGIIEKIL, via the coding sequence ATGAAGAAAAAAGTAGTTATTGGAATGAGTGGTGGAGTAGATAGCTCTGTAGCGGCGTATCTTTTGCAAGAGCAAGGCTATGAGGTTATAGGAATTATGATGAAGCTCTCACCAGATAATCCGGATTATGAGGAAAATGAAGGTGGATGTTGTTCTATATCAGCTGCAAATGATGCAAGGCGTGTTGCTGATGTGTTAGATATACCATTTTATGTTATGAATTTTAAAGATGTTTTTAAAAAAAATGTTATTGATAATTTTATTGATGAATATATGGAAGGTAGAACTCCCAACCCTTGTATTGTATGTAATAGGACTATTAAATTTGATGAATTTTTAAGAAAAGCGAGAGCACTTGGTGCTGATTATATAGCTACAGGACATTATGCTAAAGTTGAAAAACAAGACGATAGATACGTGCTTAAGAATGCAGAAGATAATAAGAAAGATCAGACATATGCTTTATATGGTTTAACGCAAGATCAACTAAGTCGTACTCTAATGCCTTGTGGAGAATATACTAAACCAGAAATACGAAAGATTGCGGAGAAAATTGGTCTTGAAGTTTTTAAAAAAAGGGATAGCCAAGAAATCTGTTTTATACCTGATAATGACCATGGAAATTATATTAAAAAATATAGTGGTAGAGTTATAAAACCAGGAGACTTTGTTGATAAGCAAGGAGTAGTTATAGGAAAACACAAGGGAATAGTGTATTATACTATAGGACAAAGAAAAGGATTGGGCATTGCTCTAGGAAAACCTGTATTTGTTAATGATATTAATCCTATTACTAATCAAGTAATAGTAGGTGATGAAGAAGATATCTTTAAAACTGGTCTCATAGCTAAAGATTTGAATTTTATTCTTTTCGACAAATTAACCTCAAATTTGAAAGTTACAGCTAAAATTAGATACTCGGCAATTCCACAATCGGCTACTTTAATTCCTATGGAAAATAATAGAGTAAAGGTTGTTTTTGATGAGAAACAAAGAGCTATAACCAAAGGTCAATCGGTAGTCTTCTATTTAGAAAACTTAGTAGTTGGTGGAGGGATAATAGAGAAAATTTTATAA
- the hisS gene encoding histidine--tRNA ligase: MKNEIVKPSILPGFMELLPADQIEFNKLADTIRKTYESFGFMPIDTPVIEKSEILLAKGGGETEKQIYRFSKGSNDLSLRFDLTVPLARYVAQNSNSLTFPFRRYQIGKVYRGERNQKGRFREFYQCDIDIVGSNNLSILNDAEIPSIIYSIFNNLGFEDFTIKINNRKILNGFFESLGIEDKSDVLRIIDKIDKIGVVIATQELLTSGLSKGVIDNILEFINARGSNEDILLFLKNLDISNSTFKDGLCELSTVSKYVKLFGVPDKNFKIDLKISRGLDYYTGTVYETFLNEYPSIGSVCSGGRYDNLAEYYTKQKLPGVGISIGLTRLFYQLNEVGFFKNDTNSCITKVLVIPFDNNVIDYAISFAKSLRDKGIVTEIYLEDTKIVKKLGYANKLGIPYTILIGDEEIQNKTVKVKNMVTGNQETANLDEAYKMVNI; the protein is encoded by the coding sequence ATGAAAAATGAAATTGTAAAACCATCAATTTTACCTGGATTTATGGAGTTATTACCAGCAGATCAAATTGAGTTCAACAAATTAGCAGATACAATAAGGAAAACTTATGAAAGTTTTGGATTTATGCCAATAGATACTCCAGTAATCGAAAAATCAGAGATTTTACTCGCAAAAGGTGGTGGAGAAACTGAAAAACAAATCTATAGATTCTCAAAGGGTAGTAATGACCTATCTCTTAGATTTGATTTAACCGTTCCCCTCGCAAGATACGTGGCTCAAAATTCTAATTCCTTAACTTTTCCTTTTAGAAGATATCAAATTGGAAAGGTATATAGAGGAGAGAGAAATCAAAAGGGGCGCTTTCGAGAATTTTATCAATGCGATATTGATATTGTTGGAAGCAACAATCTAAGCATTTTAAATGATGCTGAAATCCCTAGTATCATTTACTCAATATTTAACAATCTCGGTTTCGAGGATTTTACCATAAAAATAAATAACAGAAAAATCCTAAATGGTTTTTTTGAATCTTTAGGTATTGAAGATAAATCTGACGTCTTAAGGATTATTGATAAAATAGATAAAATCGGAGTAGTAATAGCTACTCAGGAATTACTAACTAGTGGCTTAAGTAAGGGAGTTATAGATAATATTCTTGAGTTTATTAATGCTCGTGGTAGCAACGAAGATATCTTACTATTTTTAAAGAATTTAGATATTTCTAATTCAACCTTTAAAGATGGTCTATGTGAACTTTCAACCGTTTCAAAATACGTGAAATTGTTTGGAGTTCCAGATAAGAATTTTAAAATTGATTTAAAAATATCAAGAGGTCTTGATTATTACACAGGCACAGTTTATGAAACATTTTTAAATGAATACCCATCTATTGGTTCTGTATGTTCCGGTGGGCGTTATGATAATTTAGCAGAGTATTATACAAAACAAAAATTACCAGGAGTCGGAATTTCAATCGGCTTAACTCGCTTATTTTATCAATTAAATGAAGTTGGATTCTTTAAAAACGATACAAACAGTTGTATAACAAAAGTACTCGTCATCCCATTTGATAATAATGTTATTGATTATGCAATTTCTTTTGCAAAATCCTTAAGAGACAAGGGGATCGTTACAGAAATTTACCTTGAGGACACCAAAATAGTAAAGAAACTTGGTTATGCAAATAAATTAGGAATACCATATACAATTTTAATAGGCGATGAAGAAATACAAAATAAAACTGTTAAAGTAAAAAATATGGTCACTGGCAATCAAGAAACTGCTAATTTAGACGAAGCTTATAAAATGGTTAATATTTAA